The proteins below come from a single Drosophila suzukii chromosome X, CBGP_Dsuzu_IsoJpt1.0, whole genome shotgun sequence genomic window:
- the if gene encoding integrin alpha-PS2 isoform X2: MSGDLFHRRWMGESLIMILILLTIAISTHGYNIDLPSYVRFRQSPNTMFGFSIAMHKARGGFYSNQHNVSLIVGAPKFDTSRYQQGVSEAGGVFKCSLNDDDCKLVPFDSKGNNRNVDKEIVDRKSYQWLGATVATGRDSDLVVACAPRYVFHTMTPSKAFRIDPVGTCFTSHNFEQFYEVSPCRTNNWGYHRQGSCQAGFSAAINGNGSRLFIGAPGSWYWQGMASSHDVTRPENQVFSTSESASVNDDSYLGYSMVTGDFDGDRSEDVAIGMPRGGNLVGRIVVNRWNMANIFNITGRQIGEYFGYSLATSDVDGDGLDDLLIGAPMYTDPDNVEGKYDVGRVYILLQGGPSEEKRWTTEHIRDGLHSKGRFGLALTTLGDVNGDGYGDFAVGAPYDGPEGRGVVYIFHGSPLGPLAKPSQIIKSEQIVEGAPYPQTFGFALSGGLDMDGNTYPDLAVGAYNSGQVFIFKSRPVAAVNAETSFASNSKLISLDDRSCQLLRDQKKVPCMLLTTCWSYTGRYLPEQLDFDVSWLLDAKKLPNPRMFFLRDEGKNIRNQTIRLNYGQKFCLNETVYLLDKVQDKLTPLEVEARYNLRSSRPLDPMVRHRRSNLEPVIDQNREIILRDAINIQKNCGPDNICEPDLKLEVKTVDKYLFGSPEPLVIDVLISNTNEDAFEAAFYMVTPPDLQYRKVEQLGEKKDTPISCSAPTPENNHTLKCDIGNPLESGKIAHFKIILVPEEKYGSSSSYDFYWEANSTNLEKPGSDYDNKIRQSVGIWVDTDLDIKGTSLPDYQLYKADDYKVLNNATKEDEIGPQVVHIYEIRNNRPSIIEQAEVNIHLPYETINGDALMYLLNQPETGGKIQCDQVAVNEYNLQLDEKLARKSYLQAQGAISNSVQASGESASSSGWAFAESGAGGHVEKAQGQGFVQGVIVSNTPDAGNRLTPKQVQERLDEDKLESIGDASIIHRDRASLAVQEPRMNQSSFATFSTSSSSSGLGSGAPSAQLRGHSTQGHIQMARPVEQSSSSSSSTGSSNYRTWPSQQQQQPQQQQHQQVLLAGSSGSGGLGSPVSFNDKSQFGGRNGNFHAGGFDLGTLNRGNVDNELYRSQQQYQNPSQSLGQSQGQFSSGNQGHYQGQNQAQFQAGHPLQTSYQGQTQYSGSGAPGGYQTHHVTYSSGSKPYYGRENEDFYDEDNLQQATPGHWSSSSSSSSSSGVPRRLRRSNEAAEAAEAEQPHQIDLNSPCKSARCKTIRCVVTNLGTEDGDAAFVAIRARMVAKTMEKLASNVPLNVSTLAVANVVLLPFIGAPKDPIIKTHEIFYKAEPEPLQEPEMVPLWVVVLAACAGALIFLLLVWLLYKCGFFNRNRPTDHSQERQPLRNGYHGDEHL; encoded by the exons TGTCAGCTTGATCGTTGGAGCTCCCAAATTCGATACATCCCGTTACCAGCAGGGCGTATCGGAGGCCGGCGGTGTTTTCAAATGCAGCCTGAACGATGACGACTGCAAATTGGTGCCATTCGACTCCAAAG GCAACAATCGGAATGTGGATAAGGAGATCGTGGACAGGAAATCCTATCAATGGTTAGGAGCTACGGTGGCCACGGGTCGGGATAGTGACTTGGTTGTG GCCTGTGCACCGCGCTATGTGTTCCACACGATGACGCCATCGAAGGCGTTCCGCATTGATCCCGTGGGCACCTGCTTCACCTCGCACAACTTCGAGCAGTTCTACGAGGTCTCCCCCTGCCGGACAA ACAACTGGGGTTATCATCGCCAGGGCTCGTGTCAGGCTGGATTTAGTGCAGCGATCAACGGG AATGGATCGCGCTTGTTTATTGGCGCACCTGGCAGTTGGTACTGGCAAG GTATGGCCAGTTCCCACGATGTGACCAGGCCAGAGAACCAGGTGTTCTCCACCTCGGAAAGCGCCTCGGTGAATGATGACTCCTACTTGGGCTACTCGATGGTCACCGGTGATTTCGATGGGGATCGCAGCGAGGATGTGGCCATTGGCATGCCTCGAGGTGGTAATCTCGTGGGACGGATCGTCGTCAATCGCTGGAACATGGCAAATATCTTCAATATCACCGGTCGCCAGATTGGCGAGTACTTCGGCTACTCCTTGGCGACCAGCGATGTGGATGGCGATGGTCTGGACGATCTGCTCATCGGTGCACCCATGTACACGGATCCCGATAATGTGGAGGGCAAGTACGATGTTGGCAGGGTGTATATCCTGCTGCAGGGAGGTCCCAGCGAGGAGAAGCGCTGGACGACGGAGCACATTCGCGATGGATTGCACAGCAAGGGAAGATTTGGCCTGGCTCTGACCACCCTGGGTGATGTGAATGGCGATGGCTACGGAGACTTTGCAGTGGGTGCTCCCTACGATGGACCCGAGGGTCGTGGCGTTGTCTACATCTTCCATGGATCCCCGCTGGGTCCCCTGGCCAAACCATCGCAGATCATCAAGTCGGAACAGATTGTGGAGGGAGCTCCCTACCCGCAAACCTTTGGATTCGCCCTCTCCGGTGGCCTCGATATGGACGGAAATACCTATCCAGATCTGGCCGTGGGTGCCTACAATTCCGGCCAGGTGTTCATCTTCAAATCCCGACCAGTGGCCGCCGTCAATGCCGAGACCAGTTTTGCCAGCAACTCGAAGTTGATCAGCCTGGACGACCGGAGTTGCCAGCTGCTGAGGGATCAGAAGAAGGTGCCCTGCATGCTTCTGACCACCTGCTGGAGCTACACCGGTCGCTATCTTCCCGAGCAACTGGACTTCGATGTGTCCTGGTTGCTGGATGCCAAAAAACTGCCCAATCCCCGTATGTTCTTCCTGCGGGACGAGGGCAAGAATATCAGGAATCAAACCATCCGGTTGAACTATGGCCAGAAATTCTGTCTCAATGAGACTGTTTATCTGCTGGACAAGGTTCAGGATAAGTTGACCCCTCTGGAGGTCGAGGCCCGCTACAATCTGCGCAGCAGTCGCCCCTTGGATCCCATGGTTCGGCATAGGCGCAGCAACCTGGAACCGGTGATTGATCAAAACCGCGAGATCATCCTTAGGGATGCCATCAACATTCAAAAGAACTGTGGCCCAGACAACATCTGCGAACCGGATCTCAAGCTCGAAGTCAA AACTGTGGACAAGTATCTATTTGGCTCACCCGAACCCTTGGTCATCGACGTTCTCATCTCGAACACCAATGAGGATGCCTTCGAAGCCGCCTTCTACATGGTCACCCCGCCGGATCTTCAGTACAGAAAGGTTGAGCAGCTGGGCGAGAAGAAGGACACGCCCATCTCCTGCTCGGCGCCCACTCCGGAGAACAATCACACGCTCAAGTGCGACATTGGAAATCCCTTGGAGTCGGGAAAGATT GCCCACTTCAAGATCATTTTGGTGCCGGAGGAAAAGTATGGCAGCTCCTCCAGTTACGACTTCTACTGGGAGGCCAACTCGACGAATCTGGAAAAGCCGGGCTCTGACTACGATAACAAGATCCGCCAGAGCGTGGGCATCTGGGTGGACACGGACCTGGACATCAAGGGCACCTCCCTGCCCGACTACCAGCTGTACAAGGCCGACGACTACAAGGTGCTGAACAATGCCACCAAGGAGGACGAGATCGGACCCCAGGTGGTGCACATCTACGAGATCCGCAACAATCGTCCCTCGATCATTGAGCAGGCGGAGGTCAATATCCATCTACCCTACGAGACAATCAATGGGGATGCCCTGATGTACCTGCTAAATCAACCGGAGACCGGTGGAAAGATCCAATGCGACCAGGTGGCGGTCAATGAGTACAATCTCCAGCTGGACGAGAAGCTGGCTAGGAAATCGTATCTGCAGGCCCAgggtgccatatcgaattcggTTCAGGCCTCTGGAGAATCGGCCAGCTCATCGGGCTGGGCATTCGCCGAATCTGGAGCTGGTGGCCATGTGGAGAAAGCCCAAGGTCAGGGATTCGTTCAGGGTGTTATAGTTAGCAACACCCCGGATGCTGGCAACAGATTGACACCCAAACAGGTGCAGGAACGTTTGGATGAGGATAAGCTGGAATCGATTGGAGATGCCTCCATCATTCATCGTGATCGTGCCAGTCTGGCGGTCCAGGAGCCCAGGATGAATCAGTCCAGCTTCGCCACCTTCTCCACCAGTAGCTCTTCGTCGGGATTGGGTTCAGGTGCTCCGTCGGCTCAGCTGCGTGGTCACAGCACCCAGGGTCACATCCAGATGGCCAGACCCGTGGAGCAATCCAGTAGCTCTAGCAGCTCCACTGGCTCCTCAAACTATCGCACTTGGCCAagccaacagcagcaacagccacagcagcagcagcatcaacaGGTCCTCTTGGCGGGTTCCAGTGGATCTGGAGGACTGGGATCCCCCGTCAGCTTCAATGACAAATCCCAATTTGGCGGTCGCAATGGCAACTTCCATGCCGGAGGCTTCGATCTGGGCACCCTCAACCGGGGCAATGTGGACAACGAGCTGTACAGGAGTCAGCAGCAATACCAGAATCCCAGCCAGAGTCTGGGCCAAAGCCAGGGTCAGTTCTCCAGTGGCAACCAGGGGCACTACCAGGGTCAGAATCAGGCCCAGTTCCAGGCGGGACATCCGCTGCAGACATCCTACCAGGGCCAGACCCAATACAGTGGCAGTGGTGCACCCGGTGGCTATCAGACCCACCATGTGACCTACTCCTCGGGCAGCAAGCCCTACTATGGCCGGGAGAACGAGGACTTCTATGACGAGGACAACCTGCAACAGGCAACGCCAGGTCACTGGAGCAGCAGTAGCTCCAGTTCGAGCAGCTCTGGTGTACCACGTCGCCTGCGGAGATCCAATGAGGCGGCGGAGGCAGCCGAAGCGGAGCAGCCTCACCAGATCGATCTGAACTCACCCTGCAAGTCGGCCAGGTGCAAGACCATCCGGTGTGTGGTCACCAATCTGGGCACCGAGGACGGCGATGCCGCCTTCGTGGCCATCCGGGCACGCATGGTGGCCAAAACGATGGAGAAGCTGGCCTCGAATGTGCCACTCAATGTGTCCACACTGGCGGTGGCCAATGTCGTCCTGCTGCCCTTCATCGGAGCTCCGAAGGATCCGATCATCAAAACGCACGAGATCTTCTACAAGGCGGAGCCGGAACCCCTGCAGGAGCCCGAAATGGTGCCCCTGTGGGTCGTCGTCCTGGCCGCCTGTGCCGGAGCACTCATCTTCCTGCTGCTCGTCTGGCTGCTCTACAAG TGCGGCTTCTTTAATCGCAACCGACCAACGGATCACTCGCAAGAGCGTCAGCCACTTCGGAACGGATACCACGGCGATGAGCATCTGTAG
- the if gene encoding integrin alpha-PS2 isoform X1 yields MSGDLFHRRWMGESLIMILILLTIAISTHGYNIDLPSYVRFRQSPNTMFGFSIAMHKARGGFYSNQHNVSLIVGAPKFDTSRYQQGVSEAGGVFKCSLNDDDCKLVPFDSKGNNRNVDKEIVDRKSYQWLGATVATGRDSDLVVACAPRYVFHTMTPSKAFRIDPVGTCFTSHNFEQFYEVSPCRTNNWGYHRQGSCQAGFSAAINGNGSRLFIGAPGSWYWQGQTYSIPPDAEFPFKPPLYQPFGTGGMASSHDVTRPENQVFSTSESASVNDDSYLGYSMVTGDFDGDRSEDVAIGMPRGGNLVGRIVVNRWNMANIFNITGRQIGEYFGYSLATSDVDGDGLDDLLIGAPMYTDPDNVEGKYDVGRVYILLQGGPSEEKRWTTEHIRDGLHSKGRFGLALTTLGDVNGDGYGDFAVGAPYDGPEGRGVVYIFHGSPLGPLAKPSQIIKSEQIVEGAPYPQTFGFALSGGLDMDGNTYPDLAVGAYNSGQVFIFKSRPVAAVNAETSFASNSKLISLDDRSCQLLRDQKKVPCMLLTTCWSYTGRYLPEQLDFDVSWLLDAKKLPNPRMFFLRDEGKNIRNQTIRLNYGQKFCLNETVYLLDKVQDKLTPLEVEARYNLRSSRPLDPMVRHRRSNLEPVIDQNREIILRDAINIQKNCGPDNICEPDLKLEVKTVDKYLFGSPEPLVIDVLISNTNEDAFEAAFYMVTPPDLQYRKVEQLGEKKDTPISCSAPTPENNHTLKCDIGNPLESGKIAHFKIILVPEEKYGSSSSYDFYWEANSTNLEKPGSDYDNKIRQSVGIWVDTDLDIKGTSLPDYQLYKADDYKVLNNATKEDEIGPQVVHIYEIRNNRPSIIEQAEVNIHLPYETINGDALMYLLNQPETGGKIQCDQVAVNEYNLQLDEKLARKSYLQAQGAISNSVQASGESASSSGWAFAESGAGGHVEKAQGQGFVQGVIVSNTPDAGNRLTPKQVQERLDEDKLESIGDASIIHRDRASLAVQEPRMNQSSFATFSTSSSSSGLGSGAPSAQLRGHSTQGHIQMARPVEQSSSSSSSTGSSNYRTWPSQQQQQPQQQQHQQVLLAGSSGSGGLGSPVSFNDKSQFGGRNGNFHAGGFDLGTLNRGNVDNELYRSQQQYQNPSQSLGQSQGQFSSGNQGHYQGQNQAQFQAGHPLQTSYQGQTQYSGSGAPGGYQTHHVTYSSGSKPYYGRENEDFYDEDNLQQATPGHWSSSSSSSSSSGVPRRLRRSNEAAEAAEAEQPHQIDLNSPCKSARCKTIRCVVTNLGTEDGDAAFVAIRARMVAKTMEKLASNVPLNVSTLAVANVVLLPFIGAPKDPIIKTHEIFYKAEPEPLQEPEMVPLWVVVLAACAGALIFLLLVWLLYKCGFFNRNRPTDHSQERQPLRNGYHGDEHL; encoded by the exons TGTCAGCTTGATCGTTGGAGCTCCCAAATTCGATACATCCCGTTACCAGCAGGGCGTATCGGAGGCCGGCGGTGTTTTCAAATGCAGCCTGAACGATGACGACTGCAAATTGGTGCCATTCGACTCCAAAG GCAACAATCGGAATGTGGATAAGGAGATCGTGGACAGGAAATCCTATCAATGGTTAGGAGCTACGGTGGCCACGGGTCGGGATAGTGACTTGGTTGTG GCCTGTGCACCGCGCTATGTGTTCCACACGATGACGCCATCGAAGGCGTTCCGCATTGATCCCGTGGGCACCTGCTTCACCTCGCACAACTTCGAGCAGTTCTACGAGGTCTCCCCCTGCCGGACAA ACAACTGGGGTTATCATCGCCAGGGCTCGTGTCAGGCTGGATTTAGTGCAGCGATCAACGGG AATGGATCGCGCTTGTTTATTGGCGCACCTGGCAGTTGGTACTGGCAAG GACAAACCTACTCGATACCGCCCGATGCCGAGTTTCCATTTAAGCCGCCTCTTTATCAGCCCTTCGGCACTGGag GTATGGCCAGTTCCCACGATGTGACCAGGCCAGAGAACCAGGTGTTCTCCACCTCGGAAAGCGCCTCGGTGAATGATGACTCCTACTTGGGCTACTCGATGGTCACCGGTGATTTCGATGGGGATCGCAGCGAGGATGTGGCCATTGGCATGCCTCGAGGTGGTAATCTCGTGGGACGGATCGTCGTCAATCGCTGGAACATGGCAAATATCTTCAATATCACCGGTCGCCAGATTGGCGAGTACTTCGGCTACTCCTTGGCGACCAGCGATGTGGATGGCGATGGTCTGGACGATCTGCTCATCGGTGCACCCATGTACACGGATCCCGATAATGTGGAGGGCAAGTACGATGTTGGCAGGGTGTATATCCTGCTGCAGGGAGGTCCCAGCGAGGAGAAGCGCTGGACGACGGAGCACATTCGCGATGGATTGCACAGCAAGGGAAGATTTGGCCTGGCTCTGACCACCCTGGGTGATGTGAATGGCGATGGCTACGGAGACTTTGCAGTGGGTGCTCCCTACGATGGACCCGAGGGTCGTGGCGTTGTCTACATCTTCCATGGATCCCCGCTGGGTCCCCTGGCCAAACCATCGCAGATCATCAAGTCGGAACAGATTGTGGAGGGAGCTCCCTACCCGCAAACCTTTGGATTCGCCCTCTCCGGTGGCCTCGATATGGACGGAAATACCTATCCAGATCTGGCCGTGGGTGCCTACAATTCCGGCCAGGTGTTCATCTTCAAATCCCGACCAGTGGCCGCCGTCAATGCCGAGACCAGTTTTGCCAGCAACTCGAAGTTGATCAGCCTGGACGACCGGAGTTGCCAGCTGCTGAGGGATCAGAAGAAGGTGCCCTGCATGCTTCTGACCACCTGCTGGAGCTACACCGGTCGCTATCTTCCCGAGCAACTGGACTTCGATGTGTCCTGGTTGCTGGATGCCAAAAAACTGCCCAATCCCCGTATGTTCTTCCTGCGGGACGAGGGCAAGAATATCAGGAATCAAACCATCCGGTTGAACTATGGCCAGAAATTCTGTCTCAATGAGACTGTTTATCTGCTGGACAAGGTTCAGGATAAGTTGACCCCTCTGGAGGTCGAGGCCCGCTACAATCTGCGCAGCAGTCGCCCCTTGGATCCCATGGTTCGGCATAGGCGCAGCAACCTGGAACCGGTGATTGATCAAAACCGCGAGATCATCCTTAGGGATGCCATCAACATTCAAAAGAACTGTGGCCCAGACAACATCTGCGAACCGGATCTCAAGCTCGAAGTCAA AACTGTGGACAAGTATCTATTTGGCTCACCCGAACCCTTGGTCATCGACGTTCTCATCTCGAACACCAATGAGGATGCCTTCGAAGCCGCCTTCTACATGGTCACCCCGCCGGATCTTCAGTACAGAAAGGTTGAGCAGCTGGGCGAGAAGAAGGACACGCCCATCTCCTGCTCGGCGCCCACTCCGGAGAACAATCACACGCTCAAGTGCGACATTGGAAATCCCTTGGAGTCGGGAAAGATT GCCCACTTCAAGATCATTTTGGTGCCGGAGGAAAAGTATGGCAGCTCCTCCAGTTACGACTTCTACTGGGAGGCCAACTCGACGAATCTGGAAAAGCCGGGCTCTGACTACGATAACAAGATCCGCCAGAGCGTGGGCATCTGGGTGGACACGGACCTGGACATCAAGGGCACCTCCCTGCCCGACTACCAGCTGTACAAGGCCGACGACTACAAGGTGCTGAACAATGCCACCAAGGAGGACGAGATCGGACCCCAGGTGGTGCACATCTACGAGATCCGCAACAATCGTCCCTCGATCATTGAGCAGGCGGAGGTCAATATCCATCTACCCTACGAGACAATCAATGGGGATGCCCTGATGTACCTGCTAAATCAACCGGAGACCGGTGGAAAGATCCAATGCGACCAGGTGGCGGTCAATGAGTACAATCTCCAGCTGGACGAGAAGCTGGCTAGGAAATCGTATCTGCAGGCCCAgggtgccatatcgaattcggTTCAGGCCTCTGGAGAATCGGCCAGCTCATCGGGCTGGGCATTCGCCGAATCTGGAGCTGGTGGCCATGTGGAGAAAGCCCAAGGTCAGGGATTCGTTCAGGGTGTTATAGTTAGCAACACCCCGGATGCTGGCAACAGATTGACACCCAAACAGGTGCAGGAACGTTTGGATGAGGATAAGCTGGAATCGATTGGAGATGCCTCCATCATTCATCGTGATCGTGCCAGTCTGGCGGTCCAGGAGCCCAGGATGAATCAGTCCAGCTTCGCCACCTTCTCCACCAGTAGCTCTTCGTCGGGATTGGGTTCAGGTGCTCCGTCGGCTCAGCTGCGTGGTCACAGCACCCAGGGTCACATCCAGATGGCCAGACCCGTGGAGCAATCCAGTAGCTCTAGCAGCTCCACTGGCTCCTCAAACTATCGCACTTGGCCAagccaacagcagcaacagccacagcagcagcagcatcaacaGGTCCTCTTGGCGGGTTCCAGTGGATCTGGAGGACTGGGATCCCCCGTCAGCTTCAATGACAAATCCCAATTTGGCGGTCGCAATGGCAACTTCCATGCCGGAGGCTTCGATCTGGGCACCCTCAACCGGGGCAATGTGGACAACGAGCTGTACAGGAGTCAGCAGCAATACCAGAATCCCAGCCAGAGTCTGGGCCAAAGCCAGGGTCAGTTCTCCAGTGGCAACCAGGGGCACTACCAGGGTCAGAATCAGGCCCAGTTCCAGGCGGGACATCCGCTGCAGACATCCTACCAGGGCCAGACCCAATACAGTGGCAGTGGTGCACCCGGTGGCTATCAGACCCACCATGTGACCTACTCCTCGGGCAGCAAGCCCTACTATGGCCGGGAGAACGAGGACTTCTATGACGAGGACAACCTGCAACAGGCAACGCCAGGTCACTGGAGCAGCAGTAGCTCCAGTTCGAGCAGCTCTGGTGTACCACGTCGCCTGCGGAGATCCAATGAGGCGGCGGAGGCAGCCGAAGCGGAGCAGCCTCACCAGATCGATCTGAACTCACCCTGCAAGTCGGCCAGGTGCAAGACCATCCGGTGTGTGGTCACCAATCTGGGCACCGAGGACGGCGATGCCGCCTTCGTGGCCATCCGGGCACGCATGGTGGCCAAAACGATGGAGAAGCTGGCCTCGAATGTGCCACTCAATGTGTCCACACTGGCGGTGGCCAATGTCGTCCTGCTGCCCTTCATCGGAGCTCCGAAGGATCCGATCATCAAAACGCACGAGATCTTCTACAAGGCGGAGCCGGAACCCCTGCAGGAGCCCGAAATGGTGCCCCTGTGGGTCGTCGTCCTGGCCGCCTGTGCCGGAGCACTCATCTTCCTGCTGCTCGTCTGGCTGCTCTACAAG TGCGGCTTCTTTAATCGCAACCGACCAACGGATCACTCGCAAGAGCGTCAGCCACTTCGGAACGGATACCACGGCGATGAGCATCTGTAG